The following are encoded together in the Microterricola viridarii genome:
- a CDS encoding MDR family oxidoreductase encodes MSSLAGGFRAIVVDQLADAAGASAPPATPAQRGSLRTIDASFFAPAPEAPATATPATGVTIEVEYSGINYKDGLAVTGRPGVVRRLPLIAGIDVVGTVRASADARWSAGDTVLLNGAGIGESAHGGLAEFAVVAPGSLVRLPDAISSRRAAALGTAGFTAMLSVMALEKQGIGPRSGEILVTGAAGGVGSVAIMLLARAGYSVTAASGRAESEGDYLRELGANTVIDRAELAEPGRPLQSTRWAGAVDSVGGPLLATVLAQISYGGSVTACGLAAGAQLPTTVLPFILRGVNLLGVNSVDAPLSLREAAWMRLAAETRFELLDALSTEIGLAAVPDAADAILAGTVRGRTIVNVHA; translated from the coding sequence ATGAGCAGTCTCGCGGGCGGGTTCCGGGCCATCGTCGTTGACCAGCTGGCGGATGCCGCCGGCGCCAGCGCCCCGCCGGCCACGCCCGCGCAGCGCGGCAGCCTGCGCACCATCGACGCGTCCTTCTTCGCCCCGGCGCCCGAGGCACCCGCGACGGCCACTCCCGCCACCGGCGTCACGATCGAGGTCGAGTACTCCGGCATCAACTACAAGGACGGCCTCGCCGTCACCGGCCGCCCCGGCGTCGTGCGCCGCCTGCCCTTGATCGCGGGAATCGACGTCGTCGGAACCGTGCGCGCCTCGGCCGACGCACGTTGGTCGGCGGGCGACACCGTGTTGCTGAACGGCGCGGGCATCGGCGAGAGCGCGCACGGGGGCCTGGCCGAGTTCGCGGTCGTCGCACCCGGATCGCTCGTGCGGCTGCCGGATGCGATCAGCAGCCGCCGGGCCGCAGCGCTCGGCACGGCCGGATTCACGGCCATGCTCTCGGTCATGGCGCTCGAGAAGCAGGGCATCGGGCCCCGCTCGGGCGAGATCCTGGTCACCGGGGCGGCGGGCGGCGTCGGCTCGGTGGCGATCATGCTGCTTGCCCGCGCCGGCTACAGCGTGACGGCGGCCTCCGGTCGGGCAGAGAGCGAAGGCGACTACCTCCGCGAGCTCGGCGCGAACACAGTCATCGACCGTGCAGAACTGGCCGAGCCGGGGCGTCCGCTGCAGAGCACCCGCTGGGCGGGCGCCGTCGACTCCGTGGGCGGCCCGCTGCTCGCCACTGTGCTCGCCCAGATCAGCTACGGCGGATCCGTCACCGCGTGCGGCCTGGCCGCTGGCGCCCAGCTGCCGACCACGGTGCTGCCGTTCATCCTGCGTGGCGTGAACCTGCTCGGCGTCAACTCGGTGGACGCCCCGCTCAGCCTGCGCGAGGCAGCGTGGATGCGGTTGGCCGCCGAGACCCGCTTCGAGCTGCTCGACGCGCTCAGCACCGAGATCGGCCTGGCCGCCGTGCCCGACGCGGCCGACGCGATCCTGGCCGGCACCGTGCGCGGACGCACCATCGTGAACGTCCACGCCTAA
- a CDS encoding ABC transporter permease, with translation MTFTRALSAEFLKLFSTRLWWILALTLFLYVGAMAGGLGALFGWVASGGDGSAAGVSPLPPGTNLHAVIYSMASSIGYVFPVLLGAFAVTGEFRHQTLTPTFLATPRRGIVLAAKVVAMLVVGALFGVIAWAATVGLGAAALGSFGLDTSLESADTWALIGRGVLAMALWAAVGVGLGALVPSQVAALIIVIAFTQFVEPVLRLAASFNDVTANVARFLPGAASDALVGASFYAIATPGGNAEALIWWQGGMVLLAIGVVTTVAGYFTSWRRDVT, from the coding sequence ATGACCTTCACCCGCGCACTCTCGGCCGAGTTCCTCAAGCTGTTCAGCACCCGCCTCTGGTGGATCCTGGCGCTCACCCTCTTCCTCTACGTCGGGGCGATGGCCGGCGGCCTCGGCGCGCTGTTCGGCTGGGTGGCGAGCGGCGGCGACGGCTCAGCCGCCGGGGTCAGCCCGCTGCCGCCCGGCACGAACCTGCACGCCGTCATCTACAGCATGGCCTCCTCGATCGGCTACGTGTTCCCGGTGCTGCTGGGCGCCTTCGCCGTCACGGGCGAATTCCGGCACCAGACGCTCACCCCGACGTTCCTGGCCACACCGCGCCGCGGCATCGTCTTGGCGGCGAAGGTCGTCGCAATGCTCGTCGTCGGCGCCCTGTTCGGCGTCATCGCCTGGGCCGCAACGGTGGGCCTCGGCGCCGCCGCGCTCGGCAGCTTCGGACTCGACACGTCGCTCGAGAGCGCCGACACCTGGGCACTGATCGGACGCGGCGTGCTCGCCATGGCGCTCTGGGCCGCGGTCGGCGTCGGCCTCGGCGCGCTCGTGCCGAGCCAGGTCGCCGCGCTGATCATCGTGATCGCGTTCACCCAGTTCGTCGAGCCGGTGCTGCGCCTGGCCGCCTCCTTCAACGACGTCACGGCCAACGTGGCGCGCTTCCTGCCCGGCGCGGCCAGCGACGCGCTCGTCGGCGCGAGCTTCTACGCCATCGCGACGCCGGGCGGCAACGCCGAGGCGCTGATCTGGTGGCAGGGCGGCATGGTGCTGCTAGCCATCGGAGTCGTCACGACCGTCGCCGGGTACTTCACCAGCTGGCGCCGCGACGTCACGTAA
- a CDS encoding ABC transporter ATP-binding protein, with protein sequence MPIGVPIEFAGVSKRFGAVAAVNDLSFTVEPGRVTGFLGPNGAGKTTSLRMLLGLVRPSSGTATFGGVPYRQLSNPLTTVGAALEAASFHPGRTARHHLGVYAAAAGLDKARVDIVLGKVGLSEYADRRVGGYSLGMRQRLGLAGTLLGDPGVLVLDEPINGLDPEGIKWIRLFLRELAAEGRTVLVSSHLLSEVQQSVDDVVIIAKGQLVHRGPLSSLDTEQVPHVIVNSPTPEALAAALTAAGLSHAPARAGLLVAAGDPAQIGHIAFAAGVEISVLHRQETGLEDSFLSLVAGGGER encoded by the coding sequence ATGCCCATCGGAGTGCCCATCGAGTTCGCTGGGGTGAGCAAGCGCTTCGGCGCGGTTGCCGCCGTCAACGACCTCTCCTTCACCGTGGAGCCGGGTCGGGTCACCGGCTTCCTCGGCCCCAACGGCGCAGGCAAGACAACCAGCCTGCGCATGCTGCTCGGGCTGGTGCGACCCAGCAGCGGAACCGCGACCTTCGGCGGCGTGCCCTACCGCCAGCTGTCGAACCCGCTCACCACGGTCGGCGCCGCCCTGGAGGCCGCCAGCTTCCACCCGGGCCGCACCGCACGCCACCACCTCGGCGTCTACGCCGCCGCGGCCGGGCTCGACAAGGCCCGCGTCGACATCGTGCTCGGCAAGGTCGGGCTCAGCGAGTACGCCGACCGCCGCGTCGGCGGCTACTCGCTCGGCATGCGCCAGCGTCTCGGGCTAGCCGGCACGCTGCTCGGCGACCCGGGCGTGCTCGTGCTGGACGAGCCGATCAACGGCCTCGACCCGGAGGGCATCAAGTGGATCCGCTTGTTCCTGCGGGAGCTCGCGGCAGAGGGCCGCACCGTCTTGGTCAGCTCGCACCTGCTCAGCGAAGTGCAGCAGAGCGTCGACGACGTGGTGATCATCGCGAAGGGCCAGCTCGTGCACCGGGGGCCGCTCTCCAGCCTCGACACCGAGCAGGTCCCGCACGTCATCGTCAACTCGCCCACCCCCGAGGCACTGGCCGCCGCGCTCACGGCCGCCGGCCTCAGCCACGCCCCGGCCCGCGCCGGGCTGCTGGTGGCGGCGGGCGACCCCGCCCAGATCGGCCACATCGCCTTTGCGGCCGGCGTCGAGATCAGCGTTCTGCACCGACAGGAGACCGGATTGGAAGACTCCTTCCTCAGCCTCGTCGCCGGAGGTGGAGAGCGATGA
- the panD gene encoding aspartate 1-decarboxylase → MLRTMLSGKIHRATVTHADLDYVGSITIDRDLLEAAGILPGEQVAVVDVTNGARLETYTIAGERGSGVVGINGAAAHLVHPGDIVIIIAYGLLAGDEALAFKPRVVHVGADNEIIHLGSDAAESVVAGLQRPPHA, encoded by the coding sequence GTGCTCAGAACCATGCTCAGCGGCAAGATCCACCGCGCCACCGTCACCCACGCCGACCTCGACTATGTCGGCTCGATCACGATCGACCGCGACCTGCTGGAAGCGGCCGGCATCCTGCCCGGCGAGCAGGTCGCCGTCGTCGACGTCACGAACGGGGCCCGCCTCGAGACGTACACGATCGCGGGCGAGCGCGGCAGCGGCGTGGTGGGCATCAACGGTGCGGCGGCCCACCTGGTGCACCCGGGCGACATCGTGATCATCATCGCGTACGGCCTGCTGGCCGGCGACGAGGCGCTGGCGTTCAAGCCGCGCGTCGTGCACGTTGGCGCCGACAACGAGATCATCCACCTGGGCTCGGATGCCGCTGAGTCGGTCGTTGCCGGGCTGCAGCGCCCGCCGCACGCCTGA
- a CDS encoding isocitrate lyase/PEP mutase family protein, producing MNTDAPTTAARAAELLRLHEATELLQLVNVWDVVSARAVAALPETRALATASHSIAATFGYPDGEAIPRDLMLDMVGRIVASTDLPVTADLEAGYGNAGETARRAIALGVVGANIEDELKPLGEAAAAMAAVVAAGEAEGVPFVLNARTDAFLRGGDRPLDVIVADAIERGRAYLDAGAACVFVPGNFGEDVVRQLVQAFGARRLSLIGLPLLPSPARLAELGVARLSYGPYVQRVALTALQDVAGSLYAGGAIPEGTRPLN from the coding sequence ATGAACACGGATGCCCCCACAACCGCCGCCCGCGCAGCCGAGCTTCTCCGCCTGCACGAGGCCACCGAGCTGCTGCAGCTCGTCAACGTGTGGGACGTGGTGAGCGCCCGCGCCGTCGCCGCCCTGCCGGAGACCCGGGCCCTGGCGACGGCGAGCCACTCGATCGCCGCGACCTTCGGCTACCCCGACGGTGAGGCGATCCCGCGCGACCTGATGCTCGACATGGTCGGACGCATTGTCGCGAGCACGGATCTGCCCGTGACGGCCGACCTGGAGGCCGGGTACGGCAACGCCGGGGAGACCGCCCGGCGCGCGATCGCGCTCGGCGTCGTCGGCGCGAACATCGAGGACGAGCTGAAGCCGCTCGGCGAGGCCGCCGCCGCCATGGCCGCCGTGGTCGCGGCCGGCGAGGCCGAGGGCGTGCCGTTCGTGCTGAACGCCCGCACCGACGCGTTCCTGCGCGGCGGAGACCGCCCGCTCGACGTGATCGTCGCCGACGCCATCGAGCGCGGCCGCGCCTACCTCGACGCCGGGGCCGCCTGCGTGTTCGTGCCGGGCAACTTTGGCGAGGATGTCGTCAGGCAGCTCGTGCAGGCGTTCGGTGCGCGCCGGCTCAGCCTGATCGGCCTGCCGCTGCTGCCCTCGCCCGCGCGCCTGGCCGAGCTGGGCGTCGCCCGCCTCTCATACGGGCCCTACGTGCAGCGCGTGGCGCTGACCGCGCTGCAAGACGTCGCGGGCTCCCTCTACGCCGGCGGCGCCATCCCGGAGGGCACCCGCCCCCTGAACTGA
- a CDS encoding LssY C-terminal domain-containing protein, which translates to MPATATPPPAHPRPKKRTKRFSVNAALDNFFFVFAGLAAIWLAVLLASDSLEWGWGALWFALAFWLLLAYLVLPRLHRILTQLYVPNYFIGRARTSDGLLGDPVNLALLGTAEQVGQTMDAAGWTRADPVTAASSWRIITSTLTRRSYDEAPVSPLFLFGRQQDFAYQQEVEGNPSKRHHVRFWKCPEGWMLPGGHRVDWLAAGTFDRAVGFSLFTLQITHKIDENTDVERDHIVASVRAAESAARFVVIRDFSTGYHARNGGGDSIHTDGDLPVIDLRQVAPGHTAAGEQEQEPPVDRGTVEVRGIS; encoded by the coding sequence ATGCCAGCCACGGCGACCCCGCCCCCGGCGCACCCCCGCCCGAAGAAGCGAACGAAGCGCTTCTCGGTGAACGCGGCGCTCGATAACTTCTTCTTCGTCTTCGCCGGCCTCGCCGCCATCTGGCTGGCCGTGCTGCTCGCCTCCGACAGCCTGGAATGGGGGTGGGGAGCGCTCTGGTTTGCGCTGGCGTTCTGGCTGCTGCTCGCCTACCTGGTGCTGCCGCGGCTGCACCGCATCCTCACCCAGCTGTACGTGCCGAACTACTTCATCGGCCGCGCCCGCACCAGCGACGGCCTGCTCGGCGACCCGGTGAACCTGGCTCTGCTGGGCACCGCAGAGCAGGTCGGTCAGACGATGGATGCCGCCGGCTGGACGCGGGCCGACCCGGTGACGGCCGCCTCGAGCTGGCGCATCATCACCTCCACACTCACCCGGCGCAGCTACGACGAGGCGCCGGTCAGTCCGCTCTTCCTCTTCGGCCGGCAGCAGGACTTCGCCTACCAGCAGGAGGTCGAGGGCAACCCGTCCAAGCGCCACCACGTGCGCTTCTGGAAGTGCCCGGAAGGCTGGATGCTGCCGGGTGGCCACCGCGTTGACTGGCTGGCCGCCGGCACGTTCGACCGGGCCGTCGGCTTCTCGCTGTTCACCCTGCAGATCACGCACAAGATCGACGAGAACACCGATGTCGAGCGCGATCACATCGTCGCGTCCGTGCGCGCCGCCGAGTCGGCCGCGCGCTTCGTCGTCATCCGGGACTTCTCGACCGGCTATCACGCAAGGAACGGCGGCGGTGATTCGATTCACACCGACGGCGACCTGCCCGTGATCGACCTGCGCCAGGTCGCGCCGGGCCACACGGCCGCGGGGGAGCAGGAGCAGGAGCCGCCCGTTGACCGCGGCACCGTCGAAGTGCGGGGGATCTCGTGA
- a CDS encoding YbhB/YbcL family Raf kinase inhibitor-like protein: MFSYDPYAELATLKNFAPLTVTSENVRDGEPLAMAQWGARGGGSDSSPQLSWSAGPVGTLSYAVTCFDPDAPTGSGFWHWAVCNIPATVTSLAENAGAPGSQLLPAEALTLPNERRLTSFIGAGPPPTTGAHRYIFAVHAVDVATLDVDPQSTPAVLGFNLHFHTLARGTLTGTASAD, translated from the coding sequence ATGTTCAGTTACGACCCCTATGCCGAACTGGCGACGCTCAAGAACTTCGCGCCGCTCACCGTCACGAGTGAGAACGTGCGCGACGGCGAACCGCTGGCCATGGCCCAGTGGGGCGCGCGCGGCGGGGGCAGCGACTCGTCGCCGCAGCTGAGCTGGAGCGCCGGCCCGGTCGGAACGCTGAGCTACGCCGTCACCTGCTTCGACCCGGATGCCCCGACCGGCTCCGGCTTCTGGCACTGGGCCGTCTGCAACATCCCGGCCACCGTCACATCGCTGGCCGAGAATGCCGGGGCCCCGGGCAGTCAGCTGCTCCCGGCCGAGGCGTTGACCCTGCCGAACGAGCGCCGACTCACCTCCTTCATCGGCGCCGGCCCGCCGCCGACGACCGGCGCGCACCGCTACATCTTCGCCGTGCACGCCGTCGACGTCGCCACGCTCGACGTCGACCCGCAGTCGACGCCCGCGGTGCTCGGCTTCAACCTGCACTTCCACACGCTGGCTCGCGGCACCCTCACCGGCACCGCCAGCGCGGACTAG
- a CDS encoding LysE family translocator, translating into MVPWPNLLAFALASIALIALPGPSVLFVIGRTLTLGRTGGLVSVLGNSLGALPALVLVSLGVGTIVAQSAALFTVIKFAGAAYLVYLGVQAIRHRKDAATTASGTNPSDASSGFPGEGLPPFATLRVAPSGNTPSEASQTRGARFGRAFRHPTTRILGEAFLVGLTNPKTIVFFVAVLPQFVDYGAGMIPLQLAELGLVFIALALIGDSLWALTAGAARDWFARSPKRLERLAGAGGAMMIGLGGVLALTGNKS; encoded by the coding sequence ATGGTTCCGTGGCCCAACCTGCTCGCCTTCGCACTCGCCTCGATCGCGCTCATCGCCCTTCCGGGGCCGAGCGTGCTGTTCGTGATCGGCCGCACGCTCACGCTCGGCCGCACCGGCGGGCTGGTCAGCGTGCTCGGCAACTCGCTCGGCGCGCTGCCCGCCCTCGTGCTCGTCTCGCTCGGCGTCGGCACCATCGTGGCGCAGTCGGCGGCGCTGTTCACGGTGATCAAGTTCGCCGGCGCCGCATACCTCGTCTACCTCGGGGTGCAGGCGATCAGGCACCGCAAGGATGCCGCCACAACGGCGTCAGGCACGAATCCGTCTGATGCGTCCTCGGGATTTCCTGGGGAAGGGCTGCCGCCTTTCGCGACGCTGCGCGTCGCGCCCTCCGGCAACACGCCGTCCGAGGCCTCGCAGACCCGCGGCGCGCGGTTCGGTCGCGCGTTCCGGCATCCGACGACCCGCATCCTCGGCGAGGCGTTCCTCGTCGGCCTCACCAACCCGAAGACGATCGTGTTCTTCGTGGCGGTGCTGCCCCAGTTCGTCGACTACGGGGCGGGCATGATCCCGTTGCAGCTGGCCGAGCTCGGCCTCGTCTTCATCGCGCTCGCGCTCATCGGCGACAGCCTCTGGGCGCTCACCGCCGGCGCCGCCCGCGACTGGTTCGCGCGGAGCCCGAAGCGCCTCGAGCGCCTGGCCGGGGCCGGCGGGGCCATGATGATCGGCCTCGGCGGGGTGCTCGCCCTCACCGGCAACAAGAGCTGA
- a CDS encoding enoyl-CoA hydratase/isomerase family protein, translating to MTDEPQVLVNVADGVGRLTLNRPRVLNALNAGMVDTLTEVLQGWVGDSEVSVVVLDGAGERGLCAGGDIRELAENTAAGKHAGARAFFRAEYRLNALIAEYPKPVVALMDGITMGGGIGLAGHAAIRIVTERSRLAMPETRIGFTPDVGGSWLLARAPGELGTYLALNSASMAAADAIDTGFADFYLPSELLPHLLQALAERADPGSPAEIAMLFDETPEPLVADGETVQSLRSRREWIDACYSADTVPAILERLRARPEQAAHRAADELEQLSPTALSVTLATLRAARELPSLRDALEQEYGVGSWLLEQQDFAEGVRALLIDRDRSPRWQPATLAELPADAAASALAHRPAEPLW from the coding sequence ATGACTGATGAACCGCAGGTGCTGGTCAACGTCGCCGACGGGGTCGGCCGGCTCACCCTCAACCGCCCACGGGTGCTCAACGCGTTGAACGCCGGGATGGTCGACACCCTGACCGAGGTGCTGCAGGGCTGGGTGGGCGACAGCGAGGTGTCGGTCGTGGTGCTGGACGGCGCCGGGGAGCGCGGCCTCTGCGCCGGTGGCGACATCCGCGAACTGGCCGAGAACACGGCGGCGGGCAAACACGCGGGCGCCCGCGCGTTCTTCCGCGCCGAGTACCGGCTGAATGCCCTGATCGCCGAGTACCCCAAGCCCGTCGTCGCCCTGATGGACGGCATCACGATGGGCGGCGGCATCGGCCTGGCCGGGCACGCCGCGATCCGCATCGTCACCGAGCGCTCCCGCCTGGCGATGCCCGAGACGCGCATTGGCTTCACCCCCGACGTCGGCGGAAGCTGGCTGCTTGCCCGGGCGCCGGGGGAGCTCGGCACCTACCTGGCACTGAACTCGGCGAGCATGGCGGCGGCGGATGCCATCGACACCGGCTTCGCCGACTTCTACCTGCCCAGTGAGCTGCTGCCGCACCTGCTGCAGGCGCTCGCCGAACGCGCAGACCCCGGCTCGCCGGCCGAGATCGCGATGCTCTTCGACGAGACGCCGGAGCCGCTGGTCGCCGATGGCGAAACGGTCCAGTCGCTGCGTTCGCGCCGTGAGTGGATCGACGCCTGCTACTCGGCTGACACCGTTCCAGCGATCCTCGAGCGCCTGCGCGCCCGACCCGAGCAGGCGGCGCACAGGGCGGCCGATGAGCTGGAGCAGCTCTCGCCGACGGCACTCAGCGTGACGCTGGCGACGCTGCGGGCGGCGCGGGAGCTGCCGAGCCTGCGCGATGCCCTCGAGCAGGAGTACGGAGTGGGGTCCTGGCTGCTCGAGCAGCAGGACTTCGCCGAAGGCGTGCGCGCCCTGCTGATCGACAGGGACCGCAGCCCCCGGTGGCAACCGGCGACGCTCGCCGAGCTACCCGCGGATGCCGCGGCGTCCGCCCTCGCGCACCGCCCGGCCGAGCCGCTCTGGTAG
- a CDS encoding CPBP family intramembrane glutamic endopeptidase: MSAPARAAAPAAARAQPRIPQRFWIGLVAVIVYVALAAGVSSLLVDWLAPEGELAEFALSHIPVLLPLIIAGLVFARRSGWAEIWRTPAAFETRPRRWWMLVIPLLMLTQSIIVLTLTPWGNWDILGIALVALITAMVGLGEELYFRGILRSSLRANHGETLTLLVTSLLFGAAHSFGSAIHGEPVGTIAFQVGVTMLDGVLFYAAFRATGRLWVAIALHALSDFTLYLSSTNLADQNAIDVSTVPANIAIQGTLWALVVVVFISAMRQDLAARRSRRVVEQTA, translated from the coding sequence GTGAGCGCACCCGCCCGGGCCGCCGCCCCGGCGGCGGCCCGGGCGCAGCCCCGAATCCCGCAGCGGTTCTGGATCGGGCTCGTCGCCGTCATCGTCTACGTCGCCCTCGCGGCCGGGGTCAGCAGCCTCCTGGTCGACTGGCTGGCGCCGGAGGGTGAACTCGCGGAGTTCGCACTCAGCCACATCCCCGTTCTCCTCCCGCTGATCATCGCCGGGCTCGTCTTCGCCCGGCGTTCCGGGTGGGCCGAGATCTGGCGCACCCCGGCGGCCTTCGAGACGCGACCGCGTCGCTGGTGGATGCTGGTGATCCCGCTGCTGATGCTCACGCAGTCGATCATCGTTCTCACGCTCACCCCCTGGGGCAACTGGGACATCCTCGGCATCGCGCTCGTCGCGCTGATCACGGCGATGGTCGGGCTGGGTGAGGAACTGTACTTCCGCGGGATCCTCCGCAGCAGCCTCCGCGCCAACCACGGCGAGACGCTCACCCTCCTCGTCACCTCGTTGCTGTTCGGCGCGGCCCACTCCTTCGGCAGCGCCATACACGGCGAACCGGTGGGCACTATCGCCTTCCAGGTGGGCGTCACCATGCTCGACGGCGTGCTGTTCTACGCGGCGTTCCGCGCCACCGGACGGCTCTGGGTCGCCATCGCGCTGCACGCGCTCAGCGACTTCACGCTCTACCTCTCCAGCACCAACCTGGCAGATCAGAACGCGATAGACGTGTCCACGGTTCCGGCGAACATCGCGATCCAGGGCACGCTGTGGGCACTCGTCGTCGTGGTGTTCATCAGCGCCATGCGCCAGGACCTCGCCGCGCGGCGGAGCCGCCGGGTCGTGGAGCAAACCGCCTAG
- a CDS encoding CPBP family intramembrane glutamic endopeptidase translates to MPDYASLSPWKRFWERGGWWKAVILAAVYYALYELGSLLFVPFAGGVDPDSATFIFIAYVFPILLGGIILVVFGLSIGWLRELFGPQPIRGGWWMWIAVAVVLLFNLLRFATIDYGAAGFDVVASWLLAGLCIGFAEEVLTRGYVVTLMRKAGHSEIAVALVSAAVFAALHAGNLLTGQALLPTLLQLGYTFAFGICMYLALRVTGNLIWPILLHASTDPSIFLQTEYPAAGPLASIAGLGNIAVIFTGLVLVFFIRGRIAAREGDPALAPQPVLPNTNAGV, encoded by the coding sequence ATGCCCGACTACGCGTCACTGTCCCCGTGGAAGCGATTCTGGGAACGCGGAGGCTGGTGGAAGGCCGTCATCCTCGCCGCCGTCTACTACGCGCTGTACGAGCTCGGCTCCCTTCTCTTCGTTCCGTTCGCTGGCGGAGTCGATCCGGACAGTGCGACGTTCATCTTCATCGCCTACGTGTTCCCGATCCTGCTCGGTGGCATCATTCTCGTGGTCTTCGGGCTGTCGATCGGCTGGCTCCGTGAACTCTTCGGCCCCCAGCCGATCCGCGGCGGATGGTGGATGTGGATTGCCGTCGCCGTCGTGCTGCTGTTCAACCTGCTGCGCTTCGCGACCATCGACTACGGCGCGGCCGGCTTCGACGTGGTCGCATCGTGGCTGCTCGCCGGTCTCTGCATCGGCTTCGCCGAGGAGGTGCTCACCCGCGGCTACGTCGTCACCCTGATGCGCAAGGCCGGGCACTCCGAGATCGCCGTCGCCCTCGTGTCGGCGGCCGTGTTCGCTGCCCTGCACGCCGGCAACCTGCTGACCGGCCAGGCGCTCCTGCCGACCCTGCTGCAGCTCGGCTACACCTTCGCCTTCGGCATCTGCATGTACCTGGCGCTCCGCGTGACCGGCAACCTGATCTGGCCGATCCTGCTGCACGCCAGCACCGACCCCAGCATCTTCCTGCAGACGGAGTACCCGGCAGCCGGGCCGCTCGCCTCGATCGCCGGCCTCGGCAACATCGCCGTGATCTTCACCGGCCTCGTGCTCGTCTTCTTCATCCGGGGCCGCATCGCCGCCCGCGAGGGCGACCCCGCCCTCGCGCCGCAGCCGGTTCTGCCGAACACGAACGCCGGCGTGTGA
- a CDS encoding GntR family transcriptional regulator, with translation MRAGDRAYDTLRTEILDGVLRPGTVLAEVEQSTRLGVSRTPVREALTRLTADRLVTALSGRGLVVSEISPDNIVGLYELRQALEGQAAMLAARRRDDVAFRQLQRRLGSAPTLLEQGDEGLREYFALVDDIDQAIDEAVDNEYLVAALQSVRLHSSRIRRLASHDHDRLRQAAGEHLLIVEAILAGDASLASHATHVHLHKSLTNALASAESEATSTASSTL, from the coding sequence ATGCGCGCTGGAGACCGGGCATACGACACCCTCCGCACCGAGATCCTCGACGGCGTGCTGCGCCCGGGAACCGTGCTCGCCGAGGTGGAGCAGTCCACCCGGCTCGGCGTCTCCCGCACCCCGGTGCGCGAGGCCCTCACCCGGCTGACCGCCGACCGGCTGGTCACCGCCCTCTCCGGCCGCGGTCTCGTCGTCAGCGAGATCTCCCCAGACAACATCGTGGGGCTCTACGAGCTGCGCCAGGCCCTCGAAGGTCAGGCCGCCATGCTCGCGGCCCGCCGCCGCGACGACGTCGCCTTCCGCCAGCTGCAGCGCCGACTCGGCAGCGCCCCGACCCTCCTCGAGCAGGGCGACGAAGGGCTCCGGGAGTACTTCGCCCTCGTCGACGACATCGACCAGGCCATCGACGAGGCGGTCGACAACGAGTACCTCGTCGCCGCCCTGCAGAGCGTGCGGCTGCACTCCAGCCGCATCCGCCGGCTCGCCAGCCACGACCACGATCGCCTCCGTCAGGCGGCGGGCGAGCATCTGTTGATCGTCGAGGCGATCTTGGCCGGCGACGCATCACTCGCCAGCCACGCCACCCACGTGCACCTGCACAAAAGCTTGACCAACGCGCTCGCCAGCGCCGAGAGTGAAGCAACGAGCACCGCCAGCAGCACCCTCTAG